The segment GATGTGTTggacatgaaatttaatgtatcaaagaaatatatttaactttattgtttcgtttatatatagtttcaaatagtatttgtatgtaacgatccaaaaaaaagggaaaaataaataagaataaataataggtacttaaggtgatttaattattaattaaaaatctgaaattttaagggcataatggtccttttacgtattaattaaaataaatcagatttgtattaatctaatttaaatcctatttgactaagtcttgaatttagtctcctaatcctattaacactctatctctctctcacgttctccataTCTCCCTCTCACGTTGGTTTcttccaaaaataatttcaagaactgaaaatacatcaagagttaatcacacttgaagaactcacaagaatttttaagtaaaagaaaaagtaatcaaaacgtcaaggctaagagaggttCGTCGAGTGAGGTGTACGTTGAAGTAAATTGGGAgtggtttggaggagttttctgGGCAGCAACATCAACGTTTGAACAtcgattaaggtatgggttttcttctctcttggctcctttcccaagaggcccCTTACGATTCAAACTATTCATCTCGAAACTAatgttgttccccgttgcatgcccctgtcactagctccctatGATCTTAGGTTGGGTATTCTTGttggtagaatttagggatacTTGTTTATGGTGATGATCTCGTTTCGAGTAGTGTTCATGACTAAGTGTTTATATTTTGTGTCTTTTGGGAATATGAATGTAAATACGTATGTATTTGTGCAAGATTGTGATTATGAAGTTGAGTCTACTGTTATAGGCTGTtcattgaattataattataagttgATTGAATGTAAAAAGGTTGGCTTACGACAATTGAGGTTTAAATGACTaccatatgtgaaagtttggtttatgccaacaaattggctagcaaaaactatgtccaaaatattatgtcccaaaatgtgtgaagttatactaacaaagtaataccaatctctacatcaatgaactcataacatagggtatgccaatcaatgggacatgtcccaacataccctatccacacgaacttgtgaacgtaatagaattgaataagtagttataactttcataaagaatcaaagctagttcaTGAATCTATAATGCCAAAATAACTCCATAGCTTGGTCAAACCAAgcattgaattgttcttgtatgttaatcaaagattaaaatttcaagtgtaatgaaagtttggcttatgccaataaatttgtctacaatattattttcaaaatatgtaatagaattggctaatgattccatgaaattatacttgaatgaattgcatgccttatgccaataaaatggatAACAATTCATCGTCTAAGAGGGATGAATGAaattggctataatgttatctttaaataattaaaatagaaaatttaattctttcatgtaaatattgagatttaaattagaattctaattaaaatagaaaattaattctttcatgtaaatatggagatttaatttagaattctaattaaaaatagaaaatttattctttcatgtaaatattgagattaaatttagaattctaatttaaaatagaaaattaattctttcatgtaaattgagatttaatttagaattctaattaaaatagaaaatttattatttcatgaaaatgttgagatttaatttagagttctaatgttatgaatattagaaataaaatcattaaaaaaatatataaatgatatccaagtgattcaagaattGGGTTTCCGTGCCCAaacctccgtattgatacataagtcatacgtaagtaaaatattcaagaataatgccatctacttagatcaaaaatcaagattttggcatatatacaagatacataagtcttgtaatacataatcttaggaaagtaagaatcacttagcgaactatgaataaagccccatggcttgtacgtatagacacataagtctaacatacattcaaaaataagtgaacctaaggtgtacgtaatgaaatgatgaaccttaGGAGGATTACTACAAGACAGCCAAAAACATTACTGCTAATAAAATGAAAGTGAACAAAGCCAAACCAATATGATATTCAATAAGCCCACTTTTTTGAGAGATGGGTACACGAAACTGACGAAGTTGCTTTGACTACAGAACCATGCGTGTCTGTTGGAGCGAATTGGATGATCGGGCCGAGGGCTGCCCCCTTCCCGGGAATCCTCCTTAATAGACGAAATATTCCTATTATGTCAATGCCAATTGAATCAATGTTATTAGCTGTGAATTCGAACTTTTTGGTATTTTCTGGTACGTTGTTATGAGCAGCTCTGGTGCTCGATCTTAGGTCTGAGGTATGGGTCGAATCATGATAAAGAAGGTTCGGTGGTTGTATAATTTCCAAGCGGAAAGTCGTATACTTTAAAAGTAGATGGAGTGATCAAGCGGCCCTTCTTGCGCCAACATACATCCAATGGCATAGAGTGATGCGTCAGTATGAACATGGAACTCCTTATTCCGTCAGTAGAGTGATTGCCAAAACCTAGGTATATTTTCGGAGAATAATAAGAAGAGACGGTTGTAGCTTTTAGAGACTATCCTCTGCAGCTGTAGCTACGTGGAAGCCATCCGATTTGCCACAAAGTGGTGACGAAACGTATAACTTGTACAAATCTTTCCATTTTCCAAGTCGATCCGATCCATTCGTTCGTAGAGCTATTTACTCGATCGCAGACATTTCTGGAACACCTCTAACAGAGGGGCAAATAGTCAATTTTGGCACTCGAGGGTCAATCTCCGTTCAGCCCGAGGAAACCTTTGCACGCCTTCGTTACCTTTTGGGAGGCCTACGCCCCATAGATACTGTCTACCTGAGACTGTTCGGACTTGCTTGAATCGATAGGCTTACCAGGCTTCTCTGtctatttaattgattttgttgcaGACTCTTCCCCACGCCTATTTCTTCCCCAAGACAAGAATGTCTATTCGTTTTTACCTTACGAACAAAGGCGACCATGGGGACCGGTTCCTTCTTTCTTTATGTTATGTCGGTTGCGGTGGAGGGCACTTAACCAGAGTTCTTGCGGGTAGGCTTCTCATTCCCGTTACGAGAATGAAATGACGCCCCAGCTTGACTCGAGACCAAGACTCCTTACAACTCGCACCAATCGCGGCACTGAGCGGCCAGATCATTGAAGAGGAATCAAAAATTCCTATCAAGTATGTCCCTCAAGAGAATAAAGAGAGAACCTTCCTCTACtggagaaaatgaaaaagagaatCTCACGAGTGTAAGATAcgctaaatggccaagtgcattgccatatgatgagatgaactatgaaatgaagaaatgaacattcacgtaataagaggtgagtaactatgaaaaacaaaggtgttaataatgaagaaagtggtgacaatcatgatgtgaggctaatgtatatgatgagagcaatctcaaatgagcctaagtaaatgttaccaatacgcactcaccaatgagagtgtaagataatgaagagaccagtctctatgaacactctaatgaaaatattgagtttaaaacacttaatactaatgatgagatgagaaatcatctattgagctgtgatgtcctcatactagaagccagctttcatgatgtatgagttgaatgtaatggaactttatactgagcaccgataggctagctatgagtagtgatgccttctttcgggaagcgCGGAGGTttacataactctcatgagatgagactgtccggcttgccgggtatgtgtctccatacatctcctagtctttgaacctatacagccaatatagggatctggcggggttaaattcccatatacgctagcatgttattgagtcactttggccggtgattccacctcttttcggtgtgggggagacactggatttcatgatgctcacatgatctatgttgattaaagttaaagttcccaataaatgaatgaggacagcctcaaatgaatcatataaagaaatgaatgataccgaaggtgttaggataggataatcaaaaggtgagctacattcaggtaatgacatttggttattcctgatcattgcacagcaaacccgatgaaagtcttaaattacatcttaggtatagctggtgttcacactggcctatgaatgaactgaaatgaggtacgtatgaatgaatgaagcagactctgtatttcctaaagaaggctccctagttgaggtcccatatgttgagccctcattttggaaagtcttaaggtcaagtccatgataacaaggtctcatggcatatgaatgaataatatgaaagaaactatgtgttatatgtttatgtgctatatgaagatgttatgtgttgtgtgtagtacgataattataatgatgcatgtcactctcatggcataactttcccaatctcaaattggcaagtccactgacttgacttccaaaaatcatgttgttaggaaagagctattctttctcatgcatgtccctggtgtgtgcttgcatatacccatacttagtacaagtgtgtactaattccatacaaacatatacttttaggtgcagacaCAGGTGGACAGTAGAGCTACAGGTTCATTCTTGCAGCTACccggacgtcagcattcatccagagtttggtaggtcctcatgctttcgaggatgctactgttttacattctagcgtagttttagagtcgagctagtggagcatgttccactagcgtttctttcctgttttggttcagactttgtattggtgctattttggccgatatacaattaatacttaatgaattatttctttcagttgcttatctcttaaatgttagatggttgatgatgaacgattacgaaatataaagaaaatatttagcaagtatatttaaagaataaattttttttaattttccgctaaaattaacctatgtaaagtaagaatgacgtaagtaggcttgtttgcaacctctgagaggtcaacgacgccggtcgcgcctggggtctagattccggtcgtgacattGTAAGTTTCATGTTAACATGTTAAGTTATATTTAGTATCAGTATTAGGCAATTTTTAGTATCTTTTAAAACAGAAACATTATTATATGCAGTCAATAGTTTAGaaactttttatatatgttataatttgataaaatttatttgttttattgcaGAACATGAATTACGTCATTAAACATATTCCAACTAATGCATTAAAGTTTGGTCCAACATATAACACGAATTTTGTTGAACACTTAGTATCATCTATTAAGGATGAAGGtatgaaattatttaaagaaaCAATTTTTGCACCATACCTATATATCCCTACATGCAATTACCAAGGCCAAATTATTAAATGTTTATACTTGTTAGAGATTGAGCATGATAATTTATATCAAGAGATTCACATTCGCCATGCCAAAAGGAATGTGTTGAAATTTAGTATCAGTGATTTTGCCATTGTTACTGGTTTGAGTTGTAAAGGTAATGTAAAGGACTTTACATATCCGGACTCAAAAACCAGTAGGttagttgaaaaatattttcctgatACTACATATAATGTTAATAAACAAAGATTGGTAGATCGGTTTATGGTAGGTGAATGAGACAATAATGAGGATGCCCTTCAGATGGCTATACTGTATTTTATTCATACATTTTTGTATTCCAACTTGGTGATACACGAATTCCTATTGAAGATTTCTCTATGGTGGAAGATGGTAGTTACCAACAGTTTCCTTGGGGAATAGTTGCTTTTCAAAAGTTAATgaaatcttttcaaaaaaagTGCAAACCCTCCAAGAAGTTGTATCGGTTGAATGGATTTCCATATGCATTTAATATATGGATTTATGAATGTGCTTCTACGATAAATACCGATATTGTTGTCAAAGAAGGAAATGGTATACTGAGGATTTGCAACTGGCAAGTTGTTGGTTTGAAGCCCAAGTTTGAGTTGTTTATGGAAACAATTTTTTCAAAGGTAGTTAATTCAATACAacattcttaattaattattttaattatgagatacaactttaatatgtttattgtcattaattaattgtttgtttgttttagatTGAATGTTCTAACATTCAGCCAACTCCTGAGGAAATAGCATCACTTGGGTTACCAGATCACAATTATGTACCTCCAGATAATGATGATGTGCATCCGGAGGAGGTTCCTGGTTTTGAAGACTTAACAACAAAACCTCCAGATATTCTGTTAAAGAGAACATCAATAGGTGCTAATGTAGGAACAACCCCACCAAAACGGAAGAGAATAAAGGTTGTACATCCACATAAGTATGATCTATCAAGACATTCAAAACCACATAAGGAACCAGATCAGCAACCAGATCATTCATTCCAAAGTCCAGAACCACAATAAAAAGAATCTGAGAATGTATCTGGTGTTGGTGTTTCTCCAAATTCATTCAATGAAAAAACAAGTTTGGGAAGTTCAGAAATTGATGATTTGAAAAAGTTCATTAAGTCTTATGTAAGTAATCAAGTAATTTAAACTCTTATATGATTTACTGTTactatttattatatgttaattttgattataggTTGACAAAAAATTTGGAGATCTTGATAGTAAAGTTGAAGCTCTTGAGGCATTAATAAAGAGTAACCATTCAGAATTGTTGAAAGTTGTTGGTGCGAGAGGAAAAAAAATCTTAGAAcgtgatattttaattttttttaattctttctgATTTTTTAAGtgaagttgatttttttaaaaaaattgaaggataCGGGAGGAGTCTCATCGCCACACATGATGGATGATTCTGTGGCAAAAGACAATGTTgatacacaattcaattctgGTAACTCTGATGAACCAACTGTTTCACATAAGCATAAGGATTGTGCAACTGTAGATGATGATGCTGAAAATTCTGATGTTGTTGGAAAACAAAAGGTTTCTTCTACAGATGTAACAAAGATATTTAAGTATATTAtacttaatttattatataataccTTAATATTTTTGTGCATTAGAAATTTTAATGAAGTACTTTTTTGTATGCTTGATACTCTAATCCATCAATTTTTATATGCTAATTGATGATATATCATTGATTAACTAATTGTTTAGTTTTGAACTATAAAGGATGACCTAAATCATGTATTTGgtatatactttaatttatgaaattgattaCGTTATTTTTTAAGTATCACTGACTGGACAACACACATTAATAGAATAACTCTGATCATCCGACTGTTTCACCAAAGCATATGAAATTTGCAACTGTTGATGATGTTGCTGAAACTGTAGAGGAGGTTGAAAAACAAAAGGGGTCTATTGAAGATGTAAAGAAGGTAATTAAATATCTGATACTTAATACATTGATTGATACTTTATTATTCtgtaaaacttttaataaagtCTCTTTTCAGATGGTTGATACCTTATTCCATcaatttatctttgaaaactGTATGTCATCAACAATTGCCTAATTTTTTTacagtaaaaatatatatgatgtttttaatcatgaattttggtatataaattattctattaaattgattaatgtATTTTAAGTATCGCAGACtgcataatatatattaaaagactaacaattactttatttgttcaaatattattatttattttggatcATGGTGCTGACATAATTAAAAAGcaagttgaaaaaaattattatattttaagttGCATAAGTTATTGAAATTATAGTTTgtttgttaattatttaatttacacAGAATTCTACCTCATCGGTCTCCTTCAAACCTGAAAATGAAGCAGTGACAGATGCATTTGCACATGAATCACCAAGCCGGAAAATTAATGTCAACCCATTGGATGTTGTCATTCCTCTACAGCTTACCTTGAGCGATGATATGTTATCAGACAGTCAACTACCCACCGAGCTTGGTGTCAGTGATGTTGATACTAAAACTCCTGCTCAGCGTAACAGGATGCCTTCTAAGGTTTTGCAGTCTTCCTATGTGCATTCTTTTGAATCAACTGATAAGGGCAAGGACAAAATAGATGATCATATCTGTCAATTTACTCCATTTGATGATTGCCGAATCACATCTCAAGTATCGCCGGGTTTAATGCAAGAGTTTTTAGATTGTATTCAAAAGGGACTCCTTAAATCACACGCCAATAAGTAAGTTTTTATTAATAAagtttctttataaaattatttttttaagtactttaattttgaattaaaattttttattataggaAACCTGATGATGATAAATATAGAGGCAAATCTGCTAAATTTGGGTTTGATTATATGGATTTTGTTGTCGCATTTCCAGTTGACAAGAACTGGTTTTATACCATGTCACATCCAATGAAATGTTGGACTGATCAGGTACATTATGcatttaaattattgaaataatacAATTTATAGATCGTTCATATTATTTAGACATCTACTTGCAAATTTATCTATACCGTTATTcaatctatatttatttttcaaactgTGCAGATTTtatattgtgtttttttatatatataacagCATCTAGATGTAATTTTTACCATTTACGGAAGAAGTCAAAATCAAGAGGATTGGATCAATACAGATACACTACGGTCAACTGCTTGTTTAAGTCATACATCAACATTGTATATAATAGGTATTATTGTGCTCCTGCTGATGAATCTCTGACAACACAACAACATATTGGCCGTGATGTTGCTATAGCTGGTTATGAAAGGTCTATAAAAGACATCATTAATGGATTTTTGATACCTGCTTCGTTACCTTGGCATCTAGTTGATGAGGTTTATATTCCTTTTAATTGTGGCAAAGATTTTCATTGGGTGTTGGTTGTGGTTGTTTTGAAGAATATGTTAATACATGTGTATGACTCATCTGATGGGTCAAGGAAAAGAGTGCCCTCTGAAGAGATTAATCAGTTGTCTGTAATGCTTCCAAACTATCTACATGATAGCGGCTTTTTTGATAAAACGGATAGAATTAATTGGTTATCATTGGAGGCGTACAGAGACAAGAAAACAGGTAAACTGTTGGGTCCTCAACATTCATTTACAGATGAATATGCGCAAGAGATTATGCAACAACAAAGCGATAGCCTGTAAGTATTTGTCAatcaatttttaattgtttgatAGAATGTTAGCTTTTAGATTTTCTTTACATTCAAATCCTTTTTAATGTATCTTCATTTTTTCCCCAGTGATTGTGGACTGTTCGTAGCTGCTTATGCAGAATATTTGAGCGACGatatcaaaatttcatctgTTGGTCTTCAGAGTGACTATCTTCGCAACGAATACGGAACATTGTTATGGAAGTATGGCATGGACAAATTCAATGTTGGATATGTTAGTCATAGCGATGATCCAACAAGGCCAAAGGACGGGTTTTCTAAACAGGCAGAAGATGCATTGGTTTGATATTGATTAGTTaggtttatattatttttgaattattattggAACGgaatattttgtatttcaacttctatttttctttcaatattaCTAAGCATTTTCTAGTTTTAACAATTTAtcttctcttaatttttttaacaatataactgttaagttatttattcaattatgaCACAAAATGACACATAATTATTtagttataatttattaattattcgataaataacaatatatgaTACTATATTATAATCAGATTCGAAGTAACAATAGAATTATTACAAATATGATTCTTATTTTagtatctaaaaataaaataagtatatcTTTATTATATAATGCAAAATATTGTGTTCATCATATTTAGTATCGTTCAAGAGTTTGAAtaatatacttatatatatacatttagtTTAGTCTATATTTTTGTCAACTgtttgaattcaattatgttagttgattaacaatacatataattaatttttgtaaaagttaGTTCTACAAAATAACATATGATACCATATAAAGTATGTTCATAATATAACTGATAATATTTTTACAAGCTTGTTACTAGTTTATTTAATTACACCAtactaaataatttatataagtaatatatacaaaataaatgatgataccataataaattattttctgaGTATATCTGATACTATTTTTACACAATTATACTAGTTTATACAAAATAAGTTACTCCAAAATGTCATATTTTTCGTGCAAATCAAAATGTATGTACTATATTACAATCAGATACACAAAACACATAATATGCCACGTGTTAGCaacataaaaaattcaatttgtataactttattaattaatacaacattatgaacataatatatttagtatcgTAAGAATtacatatcatataataaactataaatatttgatatcaATTATTGTTTTGAATGGGATAACAAATTTTTGTTATCAGATCCATTTTACGTTTACCATTTTATGTAATTGAGAATAAACaagttataaatttttacaaatttataaaTGTCTTTGCACGTAATGTAATACagtcaaaatttgatatatttagtATCAAATCAGATTTTGAAGCTTAAATTATTCACATGCTGTTaatcatatcaaataaaaaaagttcacatattattatcaaattaaaaatatccaGAAACATTATTACACATCAAagatactaaaaaaatataaatcaagaatCTTATGGAAAGAAGGTACATGTTCTTTTATTATGACCTTCTTGACCACAACGTCCACAACAATTCGTTTTTGTTGTTATCTTTTCATCAagatttttcttcatcttttttcatGGTCTCCCAGGCATCTTTTTGTATCTAGGTGGCAAGACCACTTCTTCCGAAACAGAATCCGGAGCTTTCCATTCTCTTTTGTCTGGCATTGGTTCTATTCGAATTGAATAAGTATTTGTTAATGCATCGTGTTTATAATAACCAGAGCAGTAGGGGTGTACATATgttatattcttcttcttcaagacgGCTATTGCATGTGGACAAGGTATCTCGTCAAGTTGAAATCTTCCAAATGAACAAGTTTTCCTCTCAAGACAAACAATGTATCTAATCCCACCTTCATACACTGAAAAATAAACTCAGAAGATGTAACAACCTgcaatcttttttaaaaaaaagagacagtcaacaatttttctttttcatttttgtttaacaataaaataataaatacgaAGAAATTATGTTCCTTCATTTTTGCACTTTTTGATGCGTTTAAAATCAATATTTCTTCAAATTCTTTTGTATAAGAAGCTGTTTCTCTATTTTTGCAATTCCAAGAACCAAATAGAATTCTAACTTCCTCCAAAAAATGTATAATAGGTAGTTGTCGTGCATCAACAAGACATCATTGATACATTCAGCTATATTTGAAGTCATCATTCTCCCACGGTTCACTGTTGCATGAGACCTAGACCACCTTTCATACCCAGCATCTTGAAGATACTTTTTTACTCTTCCATCTATTTTATCCAATTTAgccatcaattttttaaaatcttcttTTTTATAAGCCTTAGCCATTGAATAAAACAGATCACTTAGAATGGTCCTGCTTCTCCTAAAGTTTGAACACACATTTTTCCAGAGGTGCCATATGCATGCAAAATGAGGAATAGTTGGATAAACAATACTCACACCTTTCTTTATACTTTCATTTCTGTCAGATACAACACACATTTTTTCCCTCTCACCAAATGCATTCTTAAATTGTTGAAAGAACCATGTCCATGAACAATCATTTTTCGTGTCTACAATTCCGTACGCCAAAAGCAACATGCAACCttaatatataaacacaaaacAACATATACTAAATAACTActtaatattaagaaaataataaaataaattcataaacaaCATGTCATACCTACTCCATCGAGTGTACTAGCAGGCACAAATGTACCTCAATAA is part of the Solanum pennellii chromosome 8, SPENNV200 genome and harbors:
- the LOC107027756 gene encoding uncharacterized protein LOC107027756 — encoded protein: MVEDGSYQQFPWGIVAFQKLMKSFQKKCKPSKKLYRLNGFPYAFNIWIYECASTINTDIVVKEGNGILRICNWQVVGLKPKFELFMETIFSKIECSNIQPTPEEIASLGLPDHNYVPPDNDDVHPEEVPGFEDLTTKPPDILLKRTSIGANVGTTPPKRKRIKVVHPHKYDLSRHSKPHKEPDQQPDHSFQSPEPQ